Genomic window (Pseudobacteroides sp.):
AACCTGAATATCCGTTACTGCCGTTTTGTATTAAAGCGTTTCCTGCTAAAGCACCGTTTTCAGCTTCAATTCTTATAATTGAAGCTCCCGATACTGCAACCGGGGTAACTGTAGGAGTGGCAGCAGGTCCCGGCGTAGTAGTTCTGGTCGGGGTTGGAGTTTGAGTTGGTGTGCGGGTAGCAGTCGGTGTCACCGTAGGTGTAGGTGTTGGTGTCGGTGATGCCGACACATAAGACGGCTCTATCCCGCTTGCCAATGCTCCGTCAACATAGGCTGTAACCTTACTCCATGCTTCGAAATTAGAGTTGGTTGAGCAAAAGGAATAGTCATTGGTTTGAGTAAAGTTTTGGGAATAACCCCCATGATAAAATCTCGAATTAACTTCCACATAAGCATTTGGAGCTATTGTTCCTGCACCGCTATTAAACCCATATTCCAAATATTTGTTTGCACTAGCTGCACTTATGGCATTAACAGTACAAGTTACATTGCTGCTTATGGGTGCAGATCCGATTGATGCATAGTCAATAGCCGTACCGATAGGTGTTACACCATCATCAGTAAAATAGTATCTGAATTTTAGACTTGATGCATTAATAGCTGTTGTACCGGTATTATAGATTTTGAACTTTACATATACACTGCTGATGGATGTAGCCCGGTCAGAGTTAAAGAACTCAACACTTATACTTCCGGCAGCATAGACATCAGGAGTTTTTATACATATCATACCAATAATAAGCATAAATGACAGAACAATTGAAAGCATCCTGTAGAGGCACATTTTTAAAACATTACTTTTCATTTTTAGTCCTCCTCTTACCTGTTCTACAAAATAGGTTACAGAAAATAAGTTATGGTATTTTACTTTTAATATAGATATGGTTTTAAATAATAGATTAATTCAGATTATACTCGGATATTTTTATTTGCTTATTAGCATCACTGGTAGTTTTTACAACGATTGTCTTTGGTTTAAATGGTTTAGTAAGGTACAAATTGCTCTCAAACCTATACTTGTCTTCCTGCTGCCCTGTAATGCTAATCAAACCTGTTTCGTACCTTCCCGATTCATCAAATGCCTCAATCAGCAAGAATTTTTCAGGCAAATTGGTTTTTCCAACTATAGTAATTATCTTTCCGTCACTAACTATATCTACATTGTTGATGGAGAATTCCAAATCCTTGTAATGTGAAGTCTCACCCAGTTTATGCTTTTCAAACACATAAGAAATATATACTGTTTTGCTGCTTCCGTCCCAGTTTACCTCTGCACCTGTATTTTCACTCACAAACCTTAGGGGCACAAAGGTTCTTCCTTCTATTATTTCTGCCGCTACATCAAGCTCGGTTTTGAATCCGTTTACCAGTGCCTCTGTCTTATTTATCTGTAAAAATATATCTGTGTGGCTGTTGTTTGCCAGTATTGTTTTACTTGCTGCATTCCAGCTAATATCTACACCAAATGATTCAAAAATCTTTCTGAACGGCACCATTGTTCTGCCTTTTTTTATGTAGGGTTGTACATCAAATTTTAATTTAGAACCGTTTAAGTAAACGCTTATATCATTTTTCGCTGCTGCCTGTGAGGTCTGTGGTGAAAAATTGGTACAAAAAAACAAGCTTGAAATAAGCATATAGCAAAGAAACTTTCTGCATTTTTTCATTTAATTCACCTCTAACATTATTTTTTTGTCATAAAAAACAAACTCAAAACTAATATATATCCTCTTTAAATGGTTTTATTTAGAATTATGTGTTGAATTGATTGTAAGAAAATGAATTTATGAAATTGAGTCAATACGTGTAAAATTTAGATTATGATATAAAATTTAAGATCCTTAAATGAGATATGTAAGAATACATTTAATCATACACTTATATTATATAACAACGGAATAGCCATGTCAATAAAACCAAACCAATTATTTACAGCTTATTCCATAGAAGTATAACTAAACATGAAAAAACCCCCCATTTACCTTA
Coding sequences:
- a CDS encoding copper amine oxidase N-terminal domain-containing protein, with product MKKCRKFLCYMLISSLFFCTNFSPQTSQAAAKNDISVYLNGSKLKFDVQPYIKKGRTMVPFRKIFESFGVDISWNAASKTILANNSHTDIFLQINKTEALVNGFKTELDVAAEIIEGRTFVPLRFVSENTGAEVNWDGSSKTVYISYVFEKHKLGETSHYKDLEFSINNVDIVSDGKIITIVGKTNLPEKFLLIEAFDESGRYETGLISITGQQEDKYRFESNLYLTKPFKPKTIVVKTTSDANKQIKISEYNLN